A genomic window from Salvia hispanica cultivar TCC Black 2014 chromosome 5, UniMelb_Shisp_WGS_1.0, whole genome shotgun sequence includes:
- the LOC125188930 gene encoding trafficking protein particle complex subunit 2-like protein, whose product MSEGMIVCVAVVGHQNNPLYIQSFTKGDDSLKLHHIVHCSLDVVDERANNPKKSGLITNETFLGLLNPTENYKVYGYLTNTKVKFILVSTDLEVRDVDARVFFGRFHTAYIDAVSNPFHIPGKKITSRKFAERVSTMVKSFGLSSGG is encoded by the exons ATGAGTGAAGGCATGATCGTCTGCGTCGCCGTCGTCGGCCACCAG AATAATCCGTTGTACATACAGAGTTTTACCAAGGGGGATGATTCGCTCAAGCTTCATCACATCGTGCATTGTTCTCTCGACGTCGTTGATGAAAGAG CGAACAACCCGAAAAAGTCTGGCCTTATAACAAACGAGACATTTCTTGGTTTGCTAAATCCAACCGAAAACTACAAAGT GTATGGTTACTTGACCAATACCAAGGTGAAGTTCATATTGGTATCAACTGATCTTGAAGTCCGAGATGTAGATGCTAGAGTT TTCTTCGGGAGGTTCCACACTGCCTATATCGATGCAGTTTCAAACCCGTTTCACATCCCGGGGAAGAAAATAACATCCAGAAAGTTTGCTGAAAGAGTTAGCACAATGGTCAAGTCCTTTGGGTTAAGTTCAGGTGGCTGA
- the LOC125188929 gene encoding probable 26S proteasome non-ATPase regulatory subunit 3, which yields MTQDVEMKEQQPTPSNPVSSTSPSVLQQLKDIAALIEVGAYAREVRRIVRAIRWTIQLRKNLTASVVSAFLDFVLLPGSEVHTRLASYVPKEDEHDMVIDTATSGTQTPAKHSLPELEIYSYLLVLIFLIDQKRYDEAKACSSAGIARLKNLNRRTVDVLASRLYFYYSLSYELTGALAEIRGNLLALHRTSTMRHDELGQETLLNLLLRNYLHYNLYDMAEKLRSKAPRFEAHSNQQFSRYLFYLGKIRTIQLEYTDAKESLLQAARKAPISALGFRVQCNKWAVIVRLLLGEIPERTVFMQKGMEKALRPYFELTNAVRIGDLELFKSVAEKFSSTFSSDGTSNLIVRLRHNVIRTGLRNISISYSRISLVDVAKKLRLDSPNPVADAESIVSKAIRDGAIDATLDRANGWMVSKETGDIYSTNEPQIAFNSRIAFCLNMHNEAVRALRFPPNSHKEKESAEKRRERQQQEQELAKHIAEEDDDEF from the exons ATGACGCAAGACGTTGAAATGAAAGAGCAGCAGCCCACTCCATCGAATCCTGTCTCATCGACTTCTCCTTCGGTTCTTCAGC AACTGAAGGACATAGCTGCATTAATCGAGGTGGGGGCTTATGCAAGAGAAGTTCGTAGGATTGTCAGAGCTATTCGGTGGACGATCCAGCTGAGGAAGAATCTTACAGCTTCTGTGGTTTctgcatttcttgattttgtgcTTTTGCCAGGATCAGAAGTGCATACTCGCTTGGCTTCTTATGTTCCTAAG GAGGACGAGCATGATATGGTAATTGATACAGCAACATCTGGTACCCAAACTCCTGCAAAGCACTCCTTACCCGAGCTTGAGATCTATAGCTATTTGCTTGTTCTGATATTTCTGATTGATCAGAAGAGATATGATGAG GCTAAGGCTTGCTCTTCAGCTGGCATAGCTCGTCTAAAGAATCTCAATAGAAGAACTGTTGATGTCCTAGCTTCCAGGCTCTACTTTTACTACTCTCTAAGCTATGAACTTACTGGAGCTCTTGCTGAAATACGGGG TAATCTTCTCGCTCTACACCGAACTTCGACTATGCGCCATGACGAGTTGGGTCAG GAAACACTTCTGAACCTGTTACTGAGGAATTACCTCCATTACAACTTATACGATATGGCAGAGAAACTGAGATCAAAGGCTCCTCGTTTTGAAGCTCACTCGAATCAGCAG TTCTCTCGGTATCTGTTTTACCTTGGAAAGATCAGGACAATTCAACTAGAATATACTGACGCTAAAGAGTCTCTGCTCCAAGCTGCCAGGAAAGCACCCATTTCTGCCCTTGGTTTCCGAGTTCAGTGCAACAAATGGGCTGTTATTGTCCGCTTGTTGCTTGGAGAGATTCCAGAAAGAACTGTTTTCATGCAGAAGGGGATGGAGAAGGCACTGCGGCCATACTTTGAGCTTACAAAT GCTGTTCGTATTGGAGATTTGGAGCTCTTCAAATCCGTGGCTGAGAAGTTTTCCAGCACCTTCAGCTCTGACGGAACAAGCAATTTGATAGTTAGGCTACGGCACAATGTTATCCGGACTGGCTTGCGGAACATCAGCATCTCATACTCCAGAATCTCACTTGTTGATGTAGCTAAGAAGCTAAGACTGGATTCTCCGAATCCTGTTGCTGATGCTGAGAGCATTGTTTCCAAAGCAATCAGAGATGGTGCAATCGATGCCACTTTGGATCGTGCTAATGGATGGATGGTATCGAAGGAGACTGGGGACATTTACTCCACAAATGAACCTCAAATAGCATTCAACTCAAGGATCGCTTTCTGCCTGAATATGCACAATGAAGCTGTCCGTGCCCTCCGTTTCCCGCCTAACTCCcataaagaaaaggaaagtgcagaaaagaggagagagagacagCAGCAAGAGCAAGAACTTGCTAAACATATAGCTGAGGAGGATGATGATGAATTCTGA